One part of the Rhizophagus irregularis chromosome 25, complete sequence genome encodes these proteins:
- a CDS encoding Prohibitin-2 subunit of the prohibitin complex (Phb1p-Phb2p) codes for MASQGRQAINRLGGMLPKGGGKGLFTGAGTLIILGAAGLGINASLFNVDGGHRAIKYTRLFGVKKDIYNEGTHFMIPWFETPVIYDVRAKPRNIASLTGTKDLQMVNITCRVLSKPKIDSLPTIYRNLGTDYDERVLPSIVNEVLKSVVAQFNASQLITQRERVSRLVRENLTRRALRFNIILDDVSITHVAFSPEFTHAVEAKQIAQQEAQRAFFVVESAKQEKQSIIIRAEGEAVSAELIGEAIKNKPGFIELRKIETARDIAAIIAKSQNRVLLDSEALLLNVADPERHKKDSNRK; via the exons ATGGCTTCACAAGGAAGACAAGCTATTAACAGATTGGGTGGAATGCTGCCCAAAGGTGGCGGAAAGGGTTTATTTACTGGCGCAGGAACTTTAATTATCTTAGGTGCTGCCGGTCTTGGAATAAATGCCAGTTTGTTTAACg ttgATGGTGGTCATCGCGCGATAAAATACACCAGGCTTTTCGGAGTCAAAAAAGACATCTATAATGAAGGTACACACTTTATGATTCCATGGTTTGAAACACCGGTCATTTATGATGTGAGAGCAAAACCAAGAAATATTGCGTCTTTGACTGGCACAAAAg aTCTTCAAATGGTCAATATTACATGTCGTGTTTTGTCCAAACCAAAAATTGATTCTTTACCTACAATCTACCGAAATCTTGGAACTGATTATGATGAAAGAGTTCTTCCGTCTATTGTTAATGAAGTACTCAAATCTGTTGTAGCACAATTTAATGCATCGCAATTAATCACTCAACGCGAACGAGTTTCGCGTCTTGTGAGAGAAAATTTGACACGCCGTGCACTAAGGTTTAATATCATCCTGGATGATGTTTCCATTACGCATGTTGCATTTTCCCCTGAATTCACTCACGCAGTTGAAGCTAAGCAAATTGCCCAGCAAGAAGCTCAGCGTGCATTTTTTGTGGTGGAAAGCGCTAAACAGGAAAAGCAGTCTATCATTATTAGAGCAGAAGGAGAAGCTGTATCGGCAGAGTTAATTGGTGAGGCAATTAAAAACAAGCCTGGATTTATTGAGTTGAGAAAAATCGAAACGGCTAGAGATATTGCTGCGATTATAGCGAAATCTCAGAATCGCGTATTATTGGATTCCGAAGCTTTATTGTTAAATGTTGCTGATCCGGAAAG GCACAAGAAGGATTCAAATCGAAAATAA